Proteins from one Planctomyces sp. SH-PL62 genomic window:
- a CDS encoding M48 family metallopeptidase translates to MGDGEEVRPGASDGVAATITTATATLAEGDGGFTPEEVRAAFRGAIPAKRLPTAYRLWTLVVACVMVALPLIYVAIVGAVGYVMYWHATHNHVIFQNARGKAAVLGYFGPLVVLGTVLFFLAKPLFARRARPPAKRSVTREEEPALFALVDGVCKSVGAPKPVRIDVDCEVNASAGPESGLFSLMRRRLVLTIGLPLVSVFEADQFAGVLAHEFGHFAQSAGMKLTYVIRSVNAWFARVVYERDAWDEGLNEWSSSGNIYSIILANIARLLVWASRRILWVLMYAGHAVSCTMARQMEFDADRCEAFLAGSTTSVGATRRLRLAGMAHGGAMGDLSMCWKEGRLPDDLPRLIEANIPQIPEAAVLSIDEALASERTGVFDTHPADKDRIAAVQRLDAPGVFHMEGPATAFFRDFDALSREATAEHYQGLLGEPVEPEKLQPYREIVRKTENLQAGYKALKRVYAGTPSFHRVVPLPAEPPTAADDLDAARGELERLRGEQAAARAEHDALLEPEGEDLGRRIQAEAAVLLLTAGYRIRPDAFGLKAATVDSARSILGEVDLGGEERSPALDEFDALCGRRTAAALGVLDRDDVAAALDGGEALRDEARTLLPIASTLAGRVWPALNSAIQARGVMLAVLSDFQGNEKNEKLHRAIRDAGAALHARLDELKGAMVDDLAYPFDHAQKGLSIAEFALPAVPDADEIGGLLGAAEQAGDRLGSLYMRILSRLATAVERVEAHLGLPALAFDDESGDNRALE, encoded by the coding sequence ATGGGCGATGGGGAAGAGGTTCGTCCGGGCGCGTCAGACGGCGTCGCCGCCACGATCACCACGGCGACGGCGACCCTGGCCGAGGGGGACGGCGGGTTCACGCCCGAGGAGGTCCGCGCGGCGTTCCGGGGGGCGATCCCGGCCAAGCGGCTGCCGACGGCGTATCGGCTCTGGACGCTGGTCGTGGCCTGCGTCATGGTGGCGCTCCCGTTGATCTACGTGGCGATCGTGGGGGCGGTCGGCTACGTCATGTACTGGCACGCCACCCACAACCACGTCATCTTCCAGAACGCGCGCGGCAAGGCGGCCGTGCTGGGCTACTTCGGCCCCCTGGTCGTGCTGGGGACGGTCCTCTTCTTCCTGGCGAAACCGCTGTTCGCCCGCCGTGCGCGGCCGCCCGCCAAGCGGTCGGTCACGCGGGAGGAGGAGCCGGCGCTCTTCGCGCTGGTGGACGGCGTGTGCAAGTCGGTGGGCGCCCCGAAGCCGGTGCGGATCGACGTCGACTGCGAGGTCAACGCCTCGGCCGGGCCGGAATCCGGCCTGTTCTCGCTGATGCGCAGGCGGCTGGTGCTGACGATCGGCCTGCCGCTGGTGTCGGTGTTCGAGGCCGACCAGTTCGCCGGCGTGCTGGCCCACGAGTTCGGCCACTTCGCCCAGTCGGCCGGGATGAAGCTGACCTACGTCATCCGATCGGTCAACGCCTGGTTCGCGCGGGTGGTCTACGAGCGCGACGCCTGGGACGAGGGCCTCAACGAGTGGTCGAGCTCGGGGAACATCTATTCGATCATCCTGGCGAACATCGCCCGGCTCCTGGTCTGGGCCTCGCGGCGGATCCTGTGGGTCCTGATGTACGCGGGCCACGCGGTGAGCTGCACGATGGCCCGGCAGATGGAGTTCGACGCCGACCGCTGCGAGGCGTTCCTGGCCGGCTCGACGACCTCGGTGGGCGCGACGCGGCGGCTCCGGCTCGCCGGCATGGCGCACGGCGGGGCGATGGGCGACCTCTCGATGTGCTGGAAGGAGGGGAGGCTCCCGGACGACCTGCCCCGGCTGATCGAGGCCAACATCCCCCAGATCCCGGAGGCCGCGGTCCTCTCGATCGACGAGGCGCTCGCCTCGGAGCGGACCGGCGTCTTCGACACCCACCCCGCCGACAAGGACCGGATCGCGGCCGTCCAGCGGCTCGACGCCCCCGGCGTGTTCCACATGGAAGGGCCGGCGACGGCCTTCTTCCGCGACTTCGACGCCCTCTCGCGCGAGGCGACCGCCGAGCACTACCAGGGCCTGCTGGGCGAGCCGGTCGAGCCCGAGAAGCTCCAGCCGTACCGCGAGATCGTGCGCAAGACCGAGAACCTCCAGGCGGGGTACAAGGCCCTCAAGCGGGTCTACGCCGGGACCCCCAGCTTCCACCGGGTCGTGCCGCTCCCCGCCGAGCCCCCGACGGCCGCCGACGACCTCGACGCGGCGCGCGGGGAGTTGGAGCGTCTTCGAGGCGAGCAGGCGGCGGCGAGGGCCGAGCACGACGCCCTGCTGGAGCCGGAAGGGGAGGACCTCGGCCGTCGCATCCAGGCGGAGGCGGCGGTGTTGCTCCTCACCGCAGGCTACCGCATCAGGCCCGACGCCTTCGGGCTGAAGGCCGCCACGGTCGACTCCGCCCGCTCGATCCTCGGCGAGGTCGACCTGGGGGGCGAGGAGCGTTCGCCGGCCCTCGACGAGTTCGACGCCCTCTGCGGCCGGCGGACGGCCGCGGCGCTCGGCGTGCTCGACCGCGACGACGTGGCGGCGGCCCTCGACGGCGGCGAGGCGCTCCGCGACGAGGCCCGCACCCTCCTGCCGATCGCCTCGACGCTGGCGGGCCGGGTCTGGCCGGCCCTCAACTCCGCCATCCAGGCCCGGGGCGTGATGCTGGCCGTCCTGTCCGACTTCCAGGGGAACGAGAAGAACGAGAAGCTGCACCGGGCCATCCGCGACGCCGGGGCCGCGCTCCACGCCCGGCTCGACGAGCTGAAAGGGGCGATGGTCGACGACCTCGCGTACCCGTTCGACCACGCCCAGAAGGGGCTCTCGATCGCGGAGTTCGCCCTCCCCGCCGTCCCCGACGCCGACGAAATCG
- a CDS encoding sugar-binding protein: MIEHPYHGGGRRAAGWLAALGLVLATAATRADEPTMTAEIDLRDLPKRIVRATIDVPCKPGAELALWHPKWIPGTHAPCGANEDVAGLRIATPDGAAVPWRRDDLELYRIVCQVPEGVSRVRVSLDTICNEATVEASGHLTFGNAKVGVVNWSTCILYPEGPTAAETIVASSIRLPAGWKYATALKTKGSEDGLIRFEPVSLVDLIDSPLIGGEHLKSTKLDTGPYPPATFHVASENPEAMELSPETIARYSRVVREAGAMFGSFHYDDFQFLTTLSDDLGYLGLEHLSSSINGVRERDLIDDARRVGWVANLLPHEYAHSWCGKYRRPAAMATDSFHQPMATRLLWVYEGLTQYLGEVLMVRAGLVSPDDYRKTLTQTIENLMFQSGRSWRPLDDTAVASTFLRSPSPNWNALRRSQDYYQEGGLLWMEIDALIREKTAGAKSLDDFCKAFLGGPTKPEKVDPYTFEDVVACLDGVVEHDWKTLLLDRVSKPLDALPIDFVAKLGYRIEYGAGPPATSPGRRAAPAGPFAKHSLGLVVVNGGEIAEVVIGSIADKAGLAKGDKIVGINDRLFSAEALRDALTASVERGKVDLLLADGDRLKPLSLAYRDGVKNLALVRDESRPDVLGEILKPRDKSAEVKPEAAPAEAAKAAASGAEHPRGYVAYRAPRPIVVDGKLDDEAWTAAPWTDAFVDIEGDRKPRPRFETRAKMLWDDEFFYVAARLEEPHVWGTLTEHDAVIFQDDDFEVFIDPDGDNHEYYEFEINALNTGWDLFLPKPYRDGGPADNSWEIPGLRKGVAIQGTLNAPGDVDESWTVELAFPWKVLAERANRPAPPADGDQWRVNFSRVEWLHEVVDGRYRKVPKTPEDNWVWSPQGVVDMHRPETWGYVQFSKAEPGGEPVAFRPDPAEPVRRRLMQVYHAQGAYRRNNGRYADRLDPLDLPAAPAGVPDVALAGTPEGYEAAITFTPEGGAPQTWTVRQDSRIARRP, encoded by the coding sequence TTGATCGAGCATCCATACCACGGCGGCGGGCGGCGGGCGGCGGGCTGGCTGGCGGCGCTGGGGCTGGTCCTCGCGACGGCCGCGACCAGGGCCGACGAGCCGACGATGACGGCCGAGATCGACCTCCGCGACCTGCCGAAGCGGATCGTCCGCGCGACGATCGACGTGCCGTGCAAGCCGGGCGCGGAGCTGGCGCTGTGGCATCCCAAGTGGATCCCCGGCACGCACGCCCCCTGCGGGGCGAACGAGGACGTCGCGGGCCTCCGTATCGCCACGCCCGACGGCGCGGCCGTCCCCTGGCGTCGCGACGACCTGGAGCTTTATCGGATCGTCTGCCAGGTTCCCGAGGGGGTCTCCCGCGTCCGCGTCTCGCTGGACACGATCTGCAACGAGGCGACCGTCGAGGCCAGCGGCCACCTGACGTTCGGCAACGCCAAGGTCGGCGTCGTCAACTGGTCGACCTGCATCCTCTACCCCGAAGGACCCACCGCCGCCGAGACGATCGTCGCGTCGTCGATCCGGCTCCCGGCCGGCTGGAAATACGCCACGGCGCTGAAGACGAAGGGGAGCGAGGACGGCCTGATCCGCTTCGAGCCCGTCTCGCTCGTCGACCTGATCGACTCCCCGCTGATCGGCGGCGAGCACCTCAAGTCGACGAAGCTCGACACCGGGCCGTACCCGCCGGCCACGTTCCACGTCGCGTCCGAGAACCCCGAGGCGATGGAGCTGTCGCCCGAGACGATCGCCAGGTACAGCCGCGTGGTCCGCGAGGCCGGCGCGATGTTCGGGTCGTTCCATTACGACGACTTCCAGTTCCTGACGACCCTCAGCGACGACCTCGGCTATCTGGGCCTGGAGCACCTGTCTTCCAGCATCAACGGCGTCCGGGAGCGAGACCTGATCGACGACGCCCGCCGCGTCGGCTGGGTCGCGAACCTGCTCCCGCACGAGTACGCCCATTCCTGGTGCGGCAAGTATCGGCGCCCGGCCGCGATGGCGACCGACAGCTTCCATCAACCGATGGCCACGCGTCTGCTCTGGGTCTACGAGGGCCTGACCCAGTACCTCGGCGAAGTCTTGATGGTCCGCGCGGGCCTGGTCAGCCCCGACGACTACCGCAAGACGCTCACGCAGACGATCGAGAACCTGATGTTCCAGTCCGGCCGGAGCTGGCGTCCGCTGGACGACACGGCCGTCGCCTCGACGTTCCTGCGCTCCCCCAGCCCCAACTGGAACGCCCTCCGGCGCAGCCAGGACTACTACCAGGAGGGGGGCCTCCTCTGGATGGAGATCGACGCCCTGATCCGCGAGAAGACCGCCGGCGCGAAGTCGCTCGACGACTTCTGCAAGGCGTTCCTCGGCGGCCCGACGAAGCCCGAGAAGGTCGACCCGTACACATTCGAGGACGTCGTCGCATGCCTGGACGGCGTCGTCGAGCATGACTGGAAGACGCTCCTGCTGGACCGCGTGTCGAAGCCGCTCGACGCGCTCCCGATCGATTTCGTGGCCAAGCTGGGCTACCGGATCGAGTACGGCGCGGGGCCGCCGGCGACCTCGCCGGGGCGTCGCGCGGCGCCCGCGGGACCGTTCGCGAAGCACTCGCTCGGCCTCGTGGTCGTCAACGGAGGCGAGATCGCCGAGGTCGTGATCGGCTCGATCGCCGACAAGGCGGGGCTCGCCAAGGGCGACAAGATCGTCGGGATCAACGACCGCCTCTTCAGCGCCGAGGCCCTCCGCGACGCGCTGACGGCGAGCGTGGAGCGCGGCAAGGTGGACCTGCTGCTGGCCGACGGCGACCGCCTCAAGCCGTTGTCGCTGGCCTACCGCGACGGCGTGAAGAACCTCGCGCTGGTCCGCGACGAGTCCAGGCCCGACGTCCTGGGCGAGATCCTCAAGCCCCGCGACAAGAGCGCCGAGGTCAAGCCGGAAGCGGCGCCCGCCGAGGCGGCCAAGGCCGCCGCGAGCGGCGCGGAACATCCCAGGGGCTACGTCGCCTACCGCGCGCCTCGGCCGATCGTCGTCGACGGCAAGCTCGACGACGAGGCGTGGACGGCCGCCCCCTGGACCGACGCGTTCGTCGACATCGAGGGGGACCGCAAGCCCCGCCCCCGGTTCGAGACCCGCGCCAAGATGCTCTGGGACGACGAGTTCTTCTACGTCGCCGCCAGGCTGGAGGAGCCCCACGTCTGGGGGACTCTGACCGAGCACGACGCGGTCATCTTCCAGGACGACGACTTCGAGGTCTTCATCGACCCCGACGGCGACAACCACGAGTACTACGAGTTCGAGATCAACGCCCTGAACACCGGCTGGGACCTGTTCCTGCCCAAACCCTACCGCGACGGCGGCCCGGCCGACAACTCCTGGGAGATCCCCGGCCTTCGCAAAGGGGTGGCGATCCAGGGGACCCTCAACGCCCCCGGCGACGTCGACGAGTCGTGGACGGTCGAGCTGGCCTTCCCCTGGAAGGTCCTCGCCGAGCGGGCCAACCGCCCCGCGCCCCCGGCCGACGGCGACCAGTGGCGGGTGAACTTCTCGCGCGTCGAGTGGCTCCACGAGGTCGTCGACGGCCGATATCGGAAGGTGCCGAAGACCCCCGAGGACAACTGGGTCTGGTCGCCGCAGGGGGTGGTCGACATGCACCGGCCCGAGACCTGGGGCTACGTCCAGTTCTCGAAGGCGGAGCCCGGCGGCGAGCCCGTCGCCTTCCGCCCGGACCCCGCCGAGCCGGTCCGTCGTCGGCTCATGCAGGTCTACCACGCCCAGGGGGCGTACCGGCGGAACAACGGCCGATACGCCGACCGCCTCGACCCGCTGGACCTCCCCGCCGCGCCCGCCGGGGTCCCCGACGTCGCCCTTGCGGGGACGCCGGAGGGCTACGAGGCCGCGATCACCTTCACGCCCGAGGGGGGCGCCCCCCAGACCTGGACGGTGCGGCAGGACTCGCGGATCGCGCGGAGGCCGTGA